The proteins below come from a single Nocardiopsis gilva YIM 90087 genomic window:
- the ehuC gene encoding ectoine/hydroxyectoine ABC transporter permease subunit EhuC, translated as MTFFTDSLPLYLNGAWYTLLITLGGCALAFVISMVVGIVGAMRNPWALAAATVYVEVFRGVAALVLMFWLFYAMPLVTGYRLEPVFAAILALGLNVGAYGAENVRGAINAVPKAQYEATIALNFSAFQRMRRCILPQAWAQMLPTFGNLAIELMKGSAVVSLIAVSDITFVAQQLRTFSGETLLAFASALVMYFVIAQLIVFFVRMAERRANRRLGRLPAPAKPSWVARALISAGREKEGAA; from the coding sequence ATGACTTTCTTCACCGACTCACTTCCGCTCTACCTCAACGGCGCCTGGTACACGCTGCTCATCACGCTCGGCGGGTGCGCGCTCGCGTTCGTGATCTCGATGGTCGTCGGCATCGTCGGCGCGATGCGCAACCCCTGGGCCCTCGCCGCCGCCACGGTCTACGTCGAGGTGTTCCGCGGCGTCGCCGCGCTCGTGCTGATGTTCTGGCTCTTCTACGCCATGCCGCTGGTCACCGGGTACCGGCTGGAACCGGTGTTCGCCGCGATCCTGGCGCTGGGCCTCAACGTGGGCGCCTACGGCGCGGAGAACGTGCGCGGCGCCATCAACGCCGTGCCCAAGGCGCAGTACGAGGCGACCATCGCGCTCAACTTCAGCGCGTTCCAGCGCATGCGCCGGTGCATCCTCCCGCAGGCGTGGGCGCAGATGCTGCCCACGTTCGGCAACCTCGCCATCGAACTGATGAAGGGCAGCGCCGTGGTCTCGCTGATCGCGGTCTCCGACATCACCTTCGTCGCCCAGCAGCTGCGCACGTTCTCCGGTGAGACGTTGCTGGCGTTCGCCAGCGCGCTGGTCATGTACTTCGTGATCGCCCAGCTGATCGTGTTCTTCGTGCGCATGGCCGAACGGCGGGCCAACCGGCGCCTCGGCCGCCTGCCCGCACCGGCCAAACCGTCGTGGGTGGCGCGGGCGCTGATAAGCGCGGGGCGTGAGAAGGAAGGGGCGGCCTGA
- a CDS encoding flavodoxin family protein, which yields MARLLIVHHTPSPSMQTLLESVLEGARNDEIEGVEVVTRPALGATVPDVLAADAVIVGTTANIGYMAGAVKHFFDTVYYPCLTDTTGLPYALYVHGNNDTTGAVRAVEAIAKGMSWERHRPPVSVIGEVGRDDREACWELGAVCALAALERSGEE from the coding sequence ATGGCACGCCTGCTCATCGTTCACCACACGCCGTCTCCGTCCATGCAGACCCTGCTCGAATCGGTGCTGGAGGGCGCGCGCAACGACGAGATCGAGGGCGTCGAGGTGGTGACGCGCCCGGCGCTCGGAGCCACCGTGCCCGACGTGCTCGCGGCGGACGCCGTCATCGTCGGCACCACCGCGAACATCGGCTACATGGCCGGCGCCGTCAAACATTTCTTCGACACCGTGTACTACCCCTGCCTGACCGACACGACCGGGCTGCCCTACGCCCTTTACGTACACGGCAACAACGACACCACCGGGGCCGTGCGCGCGGTGGAGGCCATCGCCAAGGGGATGTCGTGGGAGCGACACCGACCGCCGGTCTCCGTCATCGGGGAGGTGGGCCGCGACGACCGTGAGGCGTGCTGGGAGCTGGGCGCGGTCTGCGCGCTGGCGGCCCTGGAGCGGTCCGGCGAGGAATGA
- the ehuA gene encoding ectoine/hydroxyectoine ABC transporter ATP-binding protein EhuA gives MPRSDDNHTNRPDAESDAGAVPHARAENGQSGGGDDQPLIRFEKVVKRYGDNVVLRELDFAVDAGQRVTLIGPSGSGKTTILRLLMTLERINGGVIWVNGDPLSHMYKSGDGGELVPATEKYQREVRKKIGMVFQQFNLFPNMSVRRNITEAPVYSLGISRDEADQRAEELLEMVGLSDKIDAHPTRLSGGQQQRVAIARALAMRPEILLLDEVTSALDPELVAGVLDVLREIARTTDITMLSVTHEMGFARDVSHRVLMFDQGQILEEGPPEQIFGDPQEERTKSFLHAVLESS, from the coding sequence ATGCCGCGGTCTGACGACAACCACACCAACCGTCCCGATGCCGAAAGCGACGCGGGTGCGGTCCCCCATGCGCGCGCCGAGAACGGGCAGAGCGGGGGAGGCGACGACCAGCCGCTGATCCGCTTCGAGAAGGTCGTCAAGCGGTATGGCGACAACGTGGTGCTCCGCGAGCTCGACTTCGCGGTCGACGCCGGGCAGCGGGTGACCCTCATCGGCCCCAGCGGGTCGGGCAAGACCACCATCCTGCGGCTGCTGATGACGCTGGAGCGCATCAACGGCGGCGTCATCTGGGTGAACGGCGATCCCCTCAGCCACATGTACAAGTCGGGGGACGGCGGCGAGCTGGTCCCGGCCACCGAGAAGTACCAGCGCGAGGTCCGCAAGAAGATCGGGATGGTCTTCCAGCAGTTCAACCTGTTCCCGAACATGAGCGTGCGGCGCAACATCACCGAGGCGCCCGTCTACAGCCTGGGGATATCCCGGGACGAGGCGGACCAGCGGGCCGAGGAGCTGCTGGAGATGGTCGGGCTGAGCGACAAGATCGACGCCCACCCCACGCGGCTGTCCGGTGGCCAGCAGCAGCGGGTGGCGATCGCGCGGGCGCTGGCGATGCGCCCGGAGATCCTGCTGCTCGACGAGGTCACCTCGGCGCTGGACCCGGAGCTGGTGGCCGGCGTGCTGGACGTGCTGCGCGAGATCGCGCGCACCACGGACATCACGATGCTCTCGGTGACCCATGAGATGGGGTTCGCCCGCGACGTCTCGCACCGGGTGCTGATGTTCGACCAGGGCCAGATCCTGGAGGAGGGGCCGCCCGAGCAGATCTTCGGCGACCCGCAGGAGGAGCGCACCAAGTCCTTCCTGCACGCGGTGCTGGAGAGCAGCTGA
- the thpD gene encoding ectoine hydroxylase, with product MTALTTDFEQPTMDDYPTRKDGFPSLLYRRDAVVLGEGDGPIDRATLDSYDDKGYLQVEQLLTPEELEKYRAELRRLSEDPELRKDERVIVERQSDEVRSIFEVHKISDVIAELVRDPRVVGRARQILGSDVYVHQSRVNSKPGFSGSDFFWHSDFETWHAEDGMPRMRAVSISIALTDNYEHNGSLMIMPGSHKTFVSCVGETPENHYKASLKQQEVGTPDQDSLSILAAKHGIDVLTGPAGGAIMFDSNCMHGSSGNITPFPRSNIFIVFNSVENTCGEPFAAPTPRPPFLGARDFTPVV from the coding sequence ATGACTGCGTTGACGACCGACTTCGAGCAGCCGACCATGGACGACTACCCGACCCGCAAGGACGGTTTCCCGTCCCTGCTCTACCGGCGGGACGCCGTGGTCTTGGGCGAGGGAGACGGCCCAATCGACCGCGCCACGCTGGACTCCTACGACGACAAGGGCTACCTGCAGGTCGAGCAGCTGCTCACGCCCGAGGAACTGGAGAAGTACCGCGCCGAGCTGCGCCGCCTCAGTGAGGACCCGGAGCTGAGGAAGGACGAGCGCGTCATCGTCGAGCGGCAGTCCGACGAAGTCCGGTCCATCTTCGAGGTCCACAAGATCAGCGACGTCATCGCCGAACTGGTCCGTGACCCGCGCGTCGTCGGCCGCGCCCGGCAGATTCTGGGCAGCGACGTCTACGTGCACCAGAGCCGCGTCAACTCCAAGCCCGGGTTCAGCGGCAGCGACTTCTTCTGGCACTCCGACTTCGAGACCTGGCACGCCGAGGACGGGATGCCCCGGATGCGCGCGGTGAGCATCTCCATCGCGCTCACCGACAACTACGAGCACAACGGCTCGCTGATGATCATGCCGGGCTCGCACAAGACGTTCGTCTCCTGTGTCGGCGAGACCCCGGAGAACCACTACAAGGCGTCCCTGAAGCAGCAGGAGGTCGGCACGCCCGACCAGGACAGCCTGTCGATCCTCGCCGCCAAGCACGGCATCGACGTGCTCACCGGTCCCGCCGGCGGCGCCATCATGTTCGACTCCAACTGCATGCACGGTTCCAGCGGCAACATCACGCCGTTCCCGCGGTCGAACATCTTCATCGTGTTCAACAGCGTGGAGAACACCTGCGGGGAGCCCTTCGCGGCGCCCACGCCCCGCCCGCCGTTCCTCGGCGCGCGCGACTTCACTCCCGTGGTCTGA
- the ehuD gene encoding ectoine/hydroxyectoine ABC transporter permease subunit EhuD has product MFDWGFVGEALPDLLTGLRYTLLATAFGYVLALVLGLVVAMTRRAAPRPIAAVVFWVMEFIRSTPLLVQLFFIFYVLPGIGISLSPLTAGVIGLGVHYAAYTAEVYRSGMEGVPKGQWEAARALSLPVRRTWSAVVLPQAIRRVIPALGNYLIAMFKDTPLLFAITVPEMMFEANRLGGTHFKYLETISAVGVLFIIVSALSAVLIRTLERRYAAV; this is encoded by the coding sequence ATGTTCGACTGGGGATTCGTCGGCGAGGCACTGCCCGACCTGCTCACGGGACTCCGCTACACCCTGCTGGCCACGGCGTTCGGTTACGTGCTGGCGCTGGTGCTCGGCCTGGTGGTCGCGATGACCCGCCGGGCCGCGCCGCGGCCGATCGCCGCGGTGGTCTTCTGGGTCATGGAGTTCATCCGCTCCACGCCCCTGCTGGTGCAGCTCTTCTTCATCTTCTACGTGCTGCCGGGCATCGGGATCTCGCTGAGCCCGCTGACCGCCGGTGTCATCGGGCTGGGCGTGCACTACGCGGCCTACACCGCCGAGGTCTACCGCTCCGGGATGGAGGGCGTCCCCAAGGGCCAGTGGGAGGCCGCCCGGGCGCTCAGCCTGCCGGTGCGGCGCACCTGGTCGGCGGTGGTCCTGCCGCAGGCGATCCGCAGGGTGATCCCGGCCCTGGGCAACTACCTGATCGCGATGTTCAAGGACACGCCCCTGCTGTTCGCCATCACCGTGCCCGAGATGATGTTCGAGGCCAACCGCCTCGGCGGCACGCACTTCAAGTACCTGGAGACGATCTCCGCCGTCGGCGTGCTGTTCATCATCGTCAGCGCGCTGTCCGCCGTCCTGATCCGAACCCTGGAGCGACGCTATGCCGCGGTCTGA
- a CDS encoding CPBP family intramembrane glutamic endopeptidase yields the protein MAGFAIFLTAGMGLLVTGHTTIPGSEDYRPGPLWTLWVPVAAVLLLIRVLPWRIPDSDMNQRVRERLAGRSSRREIALLLGCMVGFYLGDVVLYPVFCLVDASLCALSYYTSKVFFLFILPIVFIGSYGIMRHVSGPDLGGLAVRAREPWRWAGLGAVIAYLAMVFAPWASHPPDLGRVPASYALLVVLALSVVGTSLLEEVFFRAMLQTRLEMRFGRWPGIVLAALCYGVTGIVAKSYPENLWVALGLAISVQGVAGLMYGYLWSRYRNIWLNFLLHTCATTLALIPLTESLAGRP from the coding sequence TTGGCCGGGTTTGCGATCTTCCTCACAGCCGGGATGGGCCTGCTGGTCACCGGCCACACCACCATCCCCGGCTCCGAGGACTATCGGCCGGGACCGCTGTGGACGCTGTGGGTCCCCGTCGCCGCGGTGCTCCTCCTCATCCGGGTGCTGCCGTGGCGCATCCCCGACAGTGACATGAACCAGCGGGTCCGCGAGCGGCTGGCAGGGCGCTCGTCCCGGCGCGAAATCGCCCTGCTGCTCGGCTGCATGGTCGGCTTCTACCTCGGCGACGTGGTTCTCTACCCGGTGTTCTGCCTGGTCGACGCGTCGCTGTGCGCGCTGTCCTACTACACCTCCAAGGTGTTCTTCCTGTTCATCCTGCCGATCGTGTTCATCGGCAGCTACGGCATCATGCGCCACGTCAGCGGACCCGACCTGGGCGGCCTGGCGGTGCGAGCGCGCGAACCGTGGCGCTGGGCGGGGCTGGGGGCCGTCATCGCCTACCTGGCGATGGTCTTCGCGCCATGGGCGTCGCACCCGCCCGACCTGGGAAGAGTGCCGGCGAGCTACGCGCTGCTGGTGGTGCTCGCTCTGAGCGTTGTGGGGACCTCGCTGCTGGAGGAGGTCTTCTTCCGCGCGATGCTGCAGACCCGGCTGGAGATGCGGTTCGGCCGCTGGCCCGGCATCGTTCTCGCGGCCCTGTGCTACGGGGTGACCGGCATCGTCGCCAAGAGCTACCCCGAGAACCTGTGGGTCGCACTCGGCCTGGCGATCAGCGTGCAGGGCGTGGCCGGGCTGATGTACGGCTACCTCTGGTCGCGCTATCGCAACATCTGGCTCAACTTCCTGCTGCACACCTGCGCGACCACGCTCGCCTTGATCCCACTGACGGAGAGCCTCGCCGGGCGCCCGTGA
- a CDS encoding GOLPH3/VPS74 family protein — MTASNGTILAEELLLICHDPATGRPLADSTRVQVALAGALLADLALADRIRIDGRGYVYAQHPAPSGDPDLDALAQRIAMEQRHRKLKWWVQKTMSNKLRTGLLYRVAYRGLMRHEQDHVLGMFPWNRYRPADPAAHAWRRESMRAVLVGERAPDPATVVLLALAGAMRVDGKLFPELRGNERRRLMKTVVANDGIGQVVRNVIQSIEASTAVVIGAAATGGAAGGS, encoded by the coding sequence ATGACCGCATCGAATGGCACGATTCTGGCCGAGGAATTGCTGCTGATCTGCCACGATCCGGCCACCGGACGCCCACTGGCCGATTCCACCCGGGTGCAGGTGGCGCTCGCCGGGGCACTGCTCGCCGACCTCGCGCTCGCCGACCGGATCCGGATCGACGGGCGCGGCTACGTCTACGCCCAGCACCCGGCCCCGAGCGGCGACCCCGATCTGGACGCGCTGGCCCAGCGCATCGCGATGGAGCAGCGCCACCGCAAGCTCAAGTGGTGGGTGCAGAAGACCATGTCGAACAAGCTCAGAACGGGGCTGCTCTATCGGGTGGCGTACCGCGGCCTGATGCGCCACGAGCAGGACCACGTGCTGGGCATGTTCCCGTGGAACCGCTACCGCCCGGCGGACCCGGCCGCCCACGCGTGGCGGCGGGAGTCGATGCGTGCGGTGCTGGTCGGGGAGCGCGCGCCTGACCCCGCCACGGTGGTCCTGCTGGCGCTCGCGGGTGCCATGCGCGTCGACGGCAAGCTCTTCCCTGAGCTACGGGGAAACGAACGCAGGCGGTTGATGAAGACGGTCGTCGCGAACGACGGGATCGGCCAGGTCGTCCGCAATGTGATCCAGTCGATCGAGGCGTCGACGGCCGTGGTCATCGGCGCGGCCGCCACGGGCGGTGCCGCGGGAGGCAGCTGA
- a CDS encoding RNA degradosome polyphosphate kinase — protein sequence MGQSGDNLPAERYLDREEGWLRFNQRVLELAEDTEIPLLERARYLAIFSSNLDEFFMVRVAGLKRRLATGIAVASPSGHHPRDLLERISEVTHDLMVRHARCFHGSVRPALAEAGIRILRWDDLEETDRQRMHRFFRRSIYPVVTPFAVDPAHPFPYVSGRSLNLAVTVSDPQTGRDTFARIKVPSVLPRFIEVYSEHFVPVEDVISAHLPQLFEGMEVKEHHAFRVTRNVDLEVDEDETDDLVQSLENELLRRRFGPLVRLEVEETISDDVLDILCKELGAEEEEVYRVPGPLNLAGLDQIADLDRPELTFSPMVPVEPRRLMNDDVLAAIRERELLVQHPYESFTATTERFIATAATDPNVVAIKQTLYRTSGDSPIVTALIEAARAGKEVTVLVEIKARFDEQNNIQWARKLEDAGCHVVFGVVGLKTHCKLSLVVRREDDGSLRRYCHVGTGNYNPKTARIYEDFGLFSTDPEVGEDLSDLFNQLTGFSRKKEYRRLLVAPGGLRESLMWQIQNEMNKHAQGDPARIRMKVNSLVDEEIVDALYEASRVGVPIDLWVRGSCVLRPGIPGLSETIRVRSILGRFLEHSRVFIFENGGEPQVWIGSADLMPRNLDRRVEALIRVTDPEHRMRLVGMLDLAMAESTSSWRMESDGGWTRVTRDASGEPLLDLQNTLRGDRHLRAVDG from the coding sequence ATGGGGCAGAGTGGCGACAACCTTCCAGCGGAACGCTACCTGGATCGTGAGGAGGGCTGGCTGCGCTTCAACCAGCGTGTGCTCGAGCTCGCCGAGGACACCGAGATCCCCCTCCTAGAGCGCGCCCGCTACCTCGCCATCTTCTCCAGCAACCTCGACGAGTTCTTCATGGTGCGGGTCGCCGGGCTCAAACGCCGCCTGGCCACCGGCATCGCCGTGGCGTCGCCCAGCGGCCACCACCCCCGCGACCTGCTAGAGCGCATCTCCGAGGTCACGCACGATCTGATGGTGCGCCACGCCCGCTGCTTCCACGGCTCGGTCCGCCCCGCCCTCGCCGAGGCGGGCATCCGCATCCTGCGCTGGGACGACCTGGAGGAGACCGACCGCCAGCGCATGCACCGGTTCTTCCGGCGGTCCATCTACCCCGTGGTGACCCCGTTCGCGGTCGACCCCGCCCATCCGTTCCCCTACGTCTCCGGGCGCTCCCTCAACCTCGCGGTCACCGTCTCCGATCCGCAGACCGGGCGCGACACCTTCGCCCGCATCAAGGTCCCCTCGGTGCTGCCGCGCTTCATCGAGGTCTACAGCGAGCACTTCGTGCCGGTCGAGGACGTCATCTCCGCGCACCTGCCGCAGCTGTTCGAGGGCATGGAAGTCAAGGAGCACCACGCCTTCCGCGTCACCCGCAACGTCGACCTCGAAGTCGACGAGGACGAGACCGACGACCTCGTCCAGTCGCTGGAGAACGAGCTGCTGCGGCGCCGCTTCGGCCCCCTGGTGCGGCTGGAGGTCGAGGAGACGATCTCCGACGACGTGCTCGACATCCTGTGCAAGGAACTCGGCGCCGAAGAGGAGGAGGTCTACCGGGTGCCCGGGCCGCTCAACCTGGCCGGGCTGGACCAGATCGCCGACCTCGACCGCCCCGAGCTCACCTTCTCGCCGATGGTGCCCGTCGAACCCCGCCGCCTGATGAACGACGACGTCCTCGCGGCGATCCGCGAGCGCGAGCTGCTGGTCCAGCACCCCTATGAGTCGTTCACGGCCACCACCGAGCGGTTCATCGCGACGGCCGCCACCGATCCCAACGTCGTGGCGATCAAGCAGACCCTCTACCGCACCAGCGGTGACTCCCCGATCGTCACCGCGCTGATCGAGGCGGCGCGCGCGGGCAAGGAGGTCACGGTGCTCGTCGAGATCAAGGCGCGGTTCGACGAGCAGAACAACATCCAGTGGGCGCGCAAGCTCGAAGACGCCGGGTGCCACGTGGTCTTCGGTGTCGTCGGCCTCAAGACGCACTGCAAGCTCTCCCTGGTCGTGCGCCGGGAGGACGACGGCTCCTTGCGCCGCTACTGCCATGTCGGTACCGGCAACTACAACCCGAAGACCGCCCGCATCTACGAGGACTTCGGGCTGTTCAGCACCGACCCCGAGGTGGGCGAGGACCTGAGCGACCTGTTCAACCAGCTGACCGGCTTCTCCCGGAAAAAGGAGTACCGGCGGCTGCTCGTCGCGCCCGGCGGGCTGCGCGAGTCGCTCATGTGGCAAATCCAGAACGAGATGAACAAGCACGCCCAGGGCGATCCCGCGCGCATCCGGATGAAGGTCAACTCGCTGGTCGACGAGGAGATCGTCGACGCCCTGTACGAGGCGTCCCGGGTGGGTGTCCCCATCGACCTGTGGGTCCGGGGCAGCTGCGTGCTGCGTCCGGGGATCCCCGGGCTGTCCGAGACGATCCGCGTCCGCAGTATCCTCGGACGGTTCCTGGAACACTCACGCGTCTTCATCTTTGAGAATGGGGGGGAACCGCAGGTCTGGATCGGAAGCGCCGACCTCATGCCGCGCAACCTCGACCGGAGGGTCGAGGCGCTCATCCGGGTGACGGATCCCGAGCACCGGATGCGCCTGGTGGGAATGTTGGATCTGGCGATGGCGGAGAGCACCTCCTCCTGGCGGATGGAGTCCGACGGCGGGTGGACGCGCGTCACCCGCGACGCCTCGGGCGAGCCGCTGCTGGATCTGCAGAACACCCTGCGCGGCGACCGTCACCTGCGGGCCGTCGATGGCTGA
- a CDS encoding NUDIX hydrolase: MAEKTDTHTETAADAVDPAAYIPEDASITSAFPARDTAPAGYMEPIRAAGAVLWRDVDTGTPDGPGRGKERQVALIHRPDRLDWTLPKGKVKNGEHLVTAAVREVTEETGLRPVLGRRIPPQRYLKSGWPKQVEWWAATASGPSSFAPNEEVDALEWVSIPEARERLSYDHDVQVLDNIVSGPLETFPVILMRHASAGEKKSWDDNDLLRPLDEVGRADALELSEVLSSFGTPRVVSSAAARCTETLLPYAVAHNAPMRTERAFTVQTVDKSAPAYDRQAAHDAFADLLNEGEPTVVCTHGELVTEMMRDALGRLGAPVSQQLSLRKGTFWVVHVSAADRTLAAIERHTVRG; encoded by the coding sequence ATGGCTGAAAAGACCGACACCCACACCGAGACCGCCGCCGACGCGGTCGACCCGGCCGCCTATATCCCGGAGGACGCCAGTATCACCAGCGCGTTCCCGGCCCGGGACACCGCCCCGGCCGGGTACATGGAGCCCATCCGCGCCGCGGGTGCGGTCCTCTGGCGCGACGTTGACACTGGCACCCCCGACGGTCCGGGCCGCGGCAAGGAACGCCAGGTCGCCCTCATCCACCGGCCCGACCGTTTGGACTGGACCCTGCCCAAGGGCAAGGTGAAGAACGGCGAGCACCTGGTCACCGCCGCCGTCCGCGAGGTGACCGAGGAGACTGGGCTGCGCCCGGTGCTGGGCCGCCGCATCCCGCCGCAGCGCTACCTCAAGAGCGGCTGGCCCAAGCAGGTGGAATGGTGGGCCGCCACGGCGTCGGGGCCGTCGTCGTTCGCCCCGAACGAAGAGGTCGACGCGCTGGAGTGGGTGTCGATCCCCGAGGCGCGGGAGCGGCTCAGCTACGACCACGACGTGCAGGTGCTCGACAACATCGTGTCCGGTCCGCTGGAGACGTTCCCGGTGATCCTGATGCGGCACGCGTCGGCAGGAGAGAAGAAGAGCTGGGACGACAACGACCTGCTGCGCCCGCTGGACGAGGTCGGCCGCGCCGACGCGTTGGAGCTGTCCGAGGTGCTGTCCTCCTTCGGTACCCCGCGCGTGGTGAGCTCGGCTGCGGCCCGCTGTACCGAGACGCTGCTGCCCTACGCGGTGGCCCACAACGCGCCGATGCGGACCGAGCGGGCGTTCACCGTGCAGACGGTGGACAAGTCCGCCCCCGCCTACGACCGGCAGGCCGCGCACGACGCCTTCGCCGATCTCCTCAACGAGGGCGAGCCGACGGTCGTGTGCACCCACGGCGAGCTCGTCACCGAGATGATGCGCGACGCGCTGGGCCGGCTGGGCGCCCCGGTGTCCCAGCAGCTGTCGCTGCGCAAGGGCACGTTCTGGGTCGTGCACGTGTCGGCGGCGGACCGCACCCTGGCCGCGATCGAACGCCACACCGTGCGCGGCTGA
- a CDS encoding SRPBCC family protein produces MATKKVARSVVIAAPAEEIFDVLASPYRHPDFDGSSTVKGQIHGPDRLELGAEFGMDMRLGVGYRMTNRVVEFVPDRLIAWRHLGAHRWRWELEPLADGTTRVTETFDYSYAMSFAYQLAGWPSRNARAIEQTLPRLKLLVEDAA; encoded by the coding sequence ATGGCCACAAAGAAGGTTGCACGCAGCGTCGTGATCGCCGCTCCGGCGGAGGAGATCTTCGACGTCCTCGCCTCCCCGTACCGCCACCCCGACTTCGACGGGTCCAGCACCGTCAAGGGACAGATCCACGGCCCCGACCGGCTGGAGCTGGGCGCCGAGTTCGGCATGGACATGCGTCTGGGCGTGGGGTACCGCATGACGAACCGGGTCGTGGAGTTCGTGCCCGACCGGCTGATCGCCTGGCGGCACTTGGGTGCGCACCGGTGGCGCTGGGAGCTGGAGCCGCTGGCGGACGGCACCACGCGCGTGACCGAGACCTTCGACTACTCCTACGCGATGTCCTTCGCCTACCAGTTGGCCGGGTGGCCGTCCCGCAACGCCCGCGCGATCGAGCAGACCCTGCCGCGCCTCAAGCTCCTCGTCGAGGACGCTGCCTAG
- the ehuB gene encoding ectoine/hydroxyectoine ABC transporter substrate-binding protein EhuB, whose protein sequence is MTTIRGSGMDRRRFLARTGGAAVAALMGPTLLSGCSRVGTGNTFDRVREQGYINVGFANEAPYGYTDLATGKLTGESPELARAIFAELGVDDLRGVPVSFDGLIPGLIGGQFDMVAAGMAIVPDRCRQVAFTNPDYLSRTAFLVPEGNPAGIENFSSIAENPDITLAVMNATVEQQMAAQAGVPTAQVQTAPDTPSAYELLETGRIDAVALTAISLRWILKTRGGPFEVTEAFFPVVDGQEVIGGGGYALRQEDTDMLAAFNEKLEEFKESGRLLEIIEPFGFSEDELPGDLTAQQLCSA, encoded by the coding sequence ATGACGACGATCAGAGGAAGCGGCATGGACCGGCGCCGCTTCCTGGCGAGAACGGGCGGGGCCGCGGTGGCCGCGCTGATGGGGCCGACGTTACTCAGCGGCTGCTCCCGCGTCGGGACCGGAAACACCTTCGACCGCGTCCGGGAGCAGGGCTACATCAACGTCGGCTTCGCCAACGAGGCCCCCTACGGCTACACCGACCTGGCCACCGGCAAGCTCACGGGGGAGTCGCCCGAGCTGGCCCGCGCGATCTTCGCCGAGCTGGGCGTCGACGACCTCCGCGGCGTCCCCGTCAGCTTCGACGGCCTGATCCCCGGGCTCATCGGCGGCCAGTTCGACATGGTCGCCGCGGGGATGGCCATCGTCCCCGACCGCTGCCGGCAGGTGGCGTTCACCAACCCCGACTACCTCAGCCGCACCGCCTTCCTGGTCCCCGAGGGTAACCCCGCCGGTATCGAGAACTTCTCGTCGATCGCCGAGAACCCCGACATCACCCTCGCGGTCATGAACGCGACCGTCGAACAGCAGATGGCCGCCCAGGCCGGAGTCCCCACCGCCCAGGTGCAGACCGCCCCCGACACCCCCAGCGCCTACGAGCTGCTGGAGACCGGACGCATCGACGCGGTCGCGCTGACCGCGATCTCGCTGCGCTGGATCCTCAAGACCCGCGGCGGACCCTTCGAGGTGACCGAGGCGTTCTTCCCGGTCGTCGACGGTCAGGAGGTCATCGGCGGCGGCGGATACGCGCTGCGCCAGGAGGACACCGACATGCTCGCGGCCTTCAACGAGAAGCTGGAGGAGTTCAAGGAGAGCGGGCGGCTGCTGGAGATCATCGAGCCGTTCGGGTTCTCCGAGGACGAGCTTCCCGGCGACCTCACGGCCCAGCAGCTGTGTTCGGCATGA
- a CDS encoding CPBP family intramembrane glutamic endopeptidase, translated as MWLPALTGVVLAWVLTDRDYLRDLDERTWRALRGHPVGAELTWLMIFLACFVGGAAFLAVVFGRVLAGVPFTPVVRVIFLFLLPILFVDRAGFTLTGYGAAMPAHVLRVTERKRWLGVIPLLACCGVAAVSVYPASPPTPKLVVLAAAVGFITVAIPEEIFFRSMVQSRLERLTGRWPGILLTSLLYALTYALLGTYNEFSPLPEGDMRSDLVHALLIYGFSVCSTDTSGSATATCGSPSCCTEHSPSSSRPRTTHSLTNAANGHVTVPFR; from the coding sequence GTGTGGCTCCCCGCGCTCACAGGCGTCGTGCTGGCCTGGGTGCTCACTGACCGCGACTACCTGCGCGACCTCGATGAGCGCACGTGGCGCGCGCTGCGCGGCCACCCGGTCGGGGCCGAGCTGACCTGGCTGATGATCTTCCTCGCCTGCTTCGTCGGCGGGGCTGCCTTCCTCGCGGTCGTGTTCGGGCGGGTGCTCGCGGGGGTGCCCTTCACCCCGGTGGTGCGCGTCATCTTCTTGTTCCTGCTGCCGATCCTGTTCGTCGACCGCGCCGGGTTCACGCTCACCGGATACGGCGCCGCCATGCCCGCGCACGTCCTGCGCGTCACCGAGCGCAAGCGCTGGCTGGGGGTGATCCCGCTGCTCGCCTGTTGCGGCGTGGCGGCCGTATCGGTGTACCCGGCGTCCCCGCCGACGCCGAAGCTGGTGGTCCTCGCGGCCGCGGTCGGGTTCATCACGGTCGCCATCCCCGAGGAGATCTTCTTCCGCAGCATGGTGCAGTCCCGGCTGGAGCGGCTGACCGGGCGCTGGCCCGGAATTCTGCTCACCTCACTGCTCTATGCCCTGACCTACGCGTTGCTGGGCACTTACAACGAGTTCAGCCCCCTGCCCGAAGGCGACATGCGCTCCGATCTCGTGCACGCGCTGCTGATCTACGGGTTCTCGGTGTGTTCTACGGATACGTCTGGGTCTGCTACCGCAACCTGTGGCTCACCGTCGTGCTGCACGGAGCACTCACCCTCGTCGTCGCGTCCCCGCACTACTCATTCTTTGACCAATGCCGCGAATGGTCACGTAACAGTGCCATTCAGGTAA